One segment of Methylotuvimicrobium sp. KM2 DNA contains the following:
- a CDS encoding POTRA domain-containing protein produces MIKKAFSTIRWLFVVVMCLTSSLALAEDENHFDLWELRVKGNTLLDRKTIERGVYPFLGEDKSIDTVEQARASLEKIYHSQGYQTVAVDIPEQDVVGGVVYLEVTEGKVSRLRVTDSRYFSLGRIKAKVPELAEGKVPNIQVMQQQLADLGKESSDRNVVPILRAGETPGTVEVDLKVKDSMPIHGKIEVNGRNVANTSRLRTVASLRYDNLWQKFHSASFMYQTAPEKPEEVEVFVGTYVMPLLDTDAKLALYAVSSSSDSQIASAGALSVIGTGDIYGARLILPLTGKDHYSHSFTLGVDYKSFAEDLNLLGADTLKTPITYLPFMAQYNGTVSDENSLLSFNLGVNFSIRGLGNDEQEFADKRFLAKPNYLMLNGGIDYKYNLPWGMDFVSRISGQIADSPIISNEQYSIGGDDSVRGYFETQVLSDDGVQGSVELYSPRLLPFDSDWEAVNTFRGLVFLDAGRGWIKSALPGIDNKINLASGGVGLRFQAWKYLVANLDVAFPFISQGTIESGDPRLHFRVAAEF; encoded by the coding sequence ATGATTAAAAAGGCTTTTTCGACGATTCGTTGGTTATTTGTCGTGGTTATGTGCTTAACAAGCTCATTAGCACTTGCAGAAGACGAAAATCACTTCGACCTATGGGAACTTAGAGTCAAAGGCAATACCTTGCTGGACCGTAAAACCATCGAGCGGGGAGTCTACCCTTTTTTAGGCGAAGACAAGAGCATCGATACCGTGGAACAAGCCCGCGCCTCTCTGGAAAAAATCTATCACAGCCAAGGTTACCAAACAGTCGCCGTGGACATTCCGGAACAGGACGTCGTCGGAGGCGTGGTGTATTTGGAAGTGACCGAGGGCAAAGTATCCCGTTTACGCGTCACCGATTCGCGTTATTTCTCATTGGGTCGTATCAAAGCCAAAGTTCCGGAATTGGCCGAAGGAAAAGTACCTAATATTCAAGTCATGCAACAGCAATTGGCTGACCTAGGCAAGGAATCGTCAGATCGAAACGTGGTGCCGATATTACGGGCCGGAGAAACGCCCGGTACGGTCGAGGTGGATTTAAAAGTCAAAGACAGCATGCCCATTCACGGAAAAATCGAAGTCAACGGCAGAAATGTCGCCAATACTAGCCGCTTAAGGACGGTCGCATCGTTACGCTACGATAATTTATGGCAAAAATTCCATAGCGCCTCATTCATGTATCAGACCGCGCCCGAAAAGCCGGAAGAAGTCGAAGTCTTCGTCGGCACTTATGTCATGCCCTTGCTCGATACCGATGCCAAACTCGCTCTGTATGCGGTCAGTTCGTCCTCGGATTCGCAAATTGCCAGCGCCGGCGCCTTATCTGTGATCGGCACCGGCGATATTTACGGCGCCCGATTGATTTTACCGCTGACCGGCAAAGATCATTATTCACACAGCTTTACTCTTGGCGTCGATTACAAGTCCTTTGCCGAAGATCTCAATTTACTCGGGGCCGACACCTTAAAAACTCCGATCACTTATTTACCGTTCATGGCTCAATACAACGGTACGGTAAGCGATGAGAACTCCCTGCTGTCATTCAATTTAGGCGTGAATTTTTCAATTCGCGGCCTCGGTAACGATGAGCAGGAGTTTGCCGACAAACGCTTTCTGGCCAAACCGAATTACCTGATGCTCAACGGCGGCATCGATTATAAGTACAACCTGCCTTGGGGAATGGATTTTGTCAGCCGTATATCCGGTCAAATCGCCGATTCGCCTATCATCAGTAACGAACAATACTCGATCGGCGGCGATGACAGTGTTCGTGGCTACTTTGAAACTCAAGTACTGTCGGATGACGGCGTGCAAGGTTCGGTCGAATTATATTCGCCGAGATTGCTCCCTTTTGACAGCGATTGGGAAGCCGTCAATACCTTTCGGGGCCTGGTCTTTTTAGATGCCGGACGAGGTTGGATAAAAAGCGCACTGCCCGGTATCGATAACAAAATTAATTTGGCCAGCGGCGGCGTCGGCCTTCGGTTTCAGGCGTGGAAATATTTGGTTGCCAATCTGGACGTGGCATTTCCGTTTATTTCGCAAGGCACGATCGAAAGCGGTGACCCCCGGCTGCATTTTAGAGTCGCCGCCGAATTTTAG
- a CDS encoding DUF2341 domain-containing protein: protein MKRFGFLLFFLMLMPQMACAWWNADWSYKKKIDLDLKQAGVSVSEDAVALIRLHTGNFAYFMDIADLGKDIRFMAGDDKTPLKFYIEKLDSINEMALIWVKLPKDIAKAPEPTLYMYYSNPLAPDGQDAGGVFPVDQVLSLPFTKDGVADMTAYANHPSESTVAAGEGGLIGHAGVFEGEQIVRIPASASLLTMPDPGWTLSAWLKIDQPNEDGVIFQRTGATETLTFYVREQTANLELADASGELQTFPVSTPLTPGSWHHFAAIVTADRVVIYLDGAEAESFSVIVPGLEGDITIGADAYGARGLIGAIDQLSVYKSPRSAEAIKFDVLMQGQASPLLVYGEDLSPESEDGGESHVLSTMQHVSLDGWIIIGILAVMLVISFLVMAAKALVLIKNHKENRNFEDEFMKLKTAELEALNHEDTEDDEAVNASPLLASLAGGHERFTGSSVYRLYHVGVEELHHRFAKSVGADVAEAVVSEKGMDSIRAAMESCLIREAQKLNSLMVLLTISISGGPFLGLLGTVIGVMATFGEIAASGEVNVNAIAPGIAAALATTVAGLVVAIPCLFGYNYLNSRIKLITADMYIFVDEFTAKLSERYSD from the coding sequence ATGAAACGATTTGGATTTTTGTTATTTTTTTTGATGCTGATGCCGCAAATGGCCTGCGCATGGTGGAACGCCGATTGGAGTTACAAGAAAAAAATAGATCTGGATCTCAAGCAGGCGGGAGTTAGCGTTTCGGAAGATGCCGTGGCATTGATTCGTTTACACACCGGCAATTTTGCCTATTTCATGGATATCGCGGATTTGGGTAAGGATATCCGCTTTATGGCGGGAGACGACAAAACGCCGTTGAAGTTTTATATCGAAAAACTGGACTCAATCAATGAAATGGCATTGATTTGGGTCAAGTTACCGAAAGATATTGCAAAGGCCCCGGAACCTACTCTGTATATGTATTACAGTAATCCTCTGGCGCCTGACGGGCAGGATGCGGGCGGTGTTTTCCCGGTCGATCAAGTCTTGAGTCTGCCGTTTACCAAAGATGGTGTTGCCGACATGACCGCTTATGCGAATCATCCGTCCGAATCGACTGTCGCGGCAGGAGAAGGCGGCTTGATTGGACATGCGGGAGTTTTTGAAGGCGAGCAAATCGTTCGAATACCGGCTTCCGCGTCTTTATTGACGATGCCCGATCCAGGCTGGACTTTGTCTGCTTGGTTGAAAATCGATCAACCAAATGAAGATGGAGTGATCTTTCAAAGAACCGGCGCGACAGAAACGCTTACTTTCTATGTTAGAGAACAAACGGCGAACTTAGAGCTTGCCGATGCTTCCGGGGAGCTGCAAACGTTCCCGGTTTCTACGCCCTTAACGCCGGGAAGTTGGCATCATTTTGCCGCAATCGTAACTGCCGATAGGGTAGTGATTTATTTGGACGGAGCCGAGGCCGAATCATTTTCGGTAATAGTTCCCGGCTTGGAAGGCGATATTACTATTGGCGCCGATGCCTATGGCGCGCGCGGTTTGATCGGTGCTATCGACCAATTGAGTGTTTACAAGTCTCCGCGTTCAGCAGAAGCGATCAAGTTCGATGTTTTAATGCAGGGGCAGGCTTCGCCGTTATTGGTATACGGCGAAGATTTGTCTCCGGAATCCGAAGACGGCGGCGAGTCGCATGTTTTGTCGACGATGCAGCATGTCTCGCTCGATGGGTGGATTATCATCGGGATCTTGGCGGTGATGTTAGTCATCAGCTTTTTGGTGATGGCCGCGAAGGCGTTGGTCTTGATCAAGAATCACAAGGAAAACCGCAACTTCGAAGACGAGTTCATGAAGTTGAAAACCGCCGAATTGGAAGCGCTGAACCACGAAGACACCGAGGACGACGAAGCGGTCAATGCCTCGCCATTGTTGGCTTCGTTGGCCGGCGGGCATGAACGTTTTACCGGGTCTTCCGTTTACCGGTTGTATCATGTCGGTGTCGAAGAACTCCACCATCGCTTTGCCAAGAGCGTCGGCGCCGATGTTGCCGAGGCGGTTGTCTCCGAAAAAGGCATGGATTCGATTCGTGCAGCGATGGAGTCTTGTTTGATTCGTGAAGCGCAAAAACTCAATAGTCTGATGGTGTTACTGACAATTTCTATTTCCGGCGGTCCTTTTTTAGGTCTACTCGGTACCGTAATCGGGGTTATGGCGACCTTCGGCGAAATCGCCGCAAGTGGTGAGGTTAACGTCAATGCGATCGCGCCCGGTATTGCGGCGGCATTGGCTACTACCGTTGCCGGTTTGGTTGTCGCGATTCCGTGTTTGTTCGGTTATAACTATTTGAATAGCCGTATCAAGTTGATTACCGCCGATATGTATATTTTTGTCGACGAATTCACGGCCAAACTCTCCGAGCGTTACTCCGACTAA
- a CDS encoding biopolymer transporter ExbD, whose product MRYKEELESYDDINVTSMLDLAYVLLIVFIIMTTAAVQGITVNLPKASDTPSLAKPKTKAITITADGTIFLDTYPVTLEQLESLLQQYRAADPELPVIIKGDATVQYQNVVDVLALLGRIDITQIGLVTQNLVK is encoded by the coding sequence ATGCGTTACAAAGAAGAATTGGAAAGTTACGACGATATCAATGTCACATCCATGTTGGATTTGGCTTATGTATTGTTGATCGTCTTTATCATCATGACCACGGCCGCCGTACAGGGAATTACCGTCAATTTGCCGAAAGCCAGCGATACGCCGAGCTTGGCCAAGCCGAAAACCAAGGCAATCACGATCACGGCCGACGGTACGATTTTTCTCGATACCTACCCGGTAACCTTGGAGCAGTTGGAGTCATTGCTGCAACAATACCGTGCGGCCGATCCGGAATTGCCGGTGATCATCAAAGGCGATGCGACCGTGCAATATCAGAACGTCGTCGATGTATTGGCTTTATTGGGCCGCATCGATATTACGCAGATCGGTCTGGTGACGCAGAACTTGGTCAAGTAA
- a CDS encoding energy transducer TonB yields MSKNKSWKVHLPKIIGGGIGTILVALIIYGISNFKQESDERPQKKIQPITLLKPPPPPPPPPKIEKPPEPEKIEEKIPEPDPEPENLPDVDDAPPADSLGLDADGSAGSDGFGLAARKGGRGLLSGNPNAWYGNIIRNQMQVVISEVDDLRRTRYTATVRIWVDKKGNVTRFELVRGSNDARVDEKLQMTLAKLKRINKAPPAGMKQPIKFRITNRI; encoded by the coding sequence ATGAGTAAAAACAAAAGTTGGAAGGTGCATCTGCCGAAGATCATCGGCGGCGGGATCGGTACGATTTTAGTTGCATTGATCATCTACGGCATTAGCAATTTCAAACAGGAAAGCGACGAGCGTCCGCAAAAAAAAATTCAACCGATTACATTGCTGAAGCCGCCTCCGCCTCCTCCTCCGCCACCGAAAATTGAGAAGCCGCCCGAGCCGGAAAAGATTGAGGAAAAGATCCCGGAGCCTGATCCGGAGCCTGAGAATCTCCCGGATGTCGACGACGCGCCGCCTGCCGATAGTTTGGGACTTGATGCTGACGGCAGCGCCGGTTCCGACGGCTTTGGCTTGGCTGCACGGAAAGGCGGGCGCGGATTGTTGAGCGGCAATCCCAACGCTTGGTACGGCAATATTATCAGGAATCAAATGCAAGTGGTGATTTCCGAGGTAGACGATTTACGCAGAACGCGTTACACGGCGACGGTTCGTATCTGGGTCGATAAGAAAGGCAATGTGACTCGATTTGAATTGGTCCGGGGCAGTAACGATGCTCGGGTCGACGAAAAGTTGCAAATGACGCTCGCCAAGTTGAAACGAATCAATAAAGCCCCGCCGGCCGGGATGAAACAGCCGATCAAATTTCGAATTACGAACCGCATTTAA
- a CDS encoding putative porin → MLQKKAVTALVLLSVLGPVQAGEKEELLKLRSTTESLIKQLVKQGILTEETAETMFKEAEAEAGKIASQARTAAALSNAASVGEPDDEEVRVSYIPDFIKDQIRDEIRAELREDVTGDVISKAKEEGWGLADALPEWTRKFKLSGDLRLRYEPVFYADENASGLSIFPFYPNGQAINQMDGARNAGLDLIENTTTNNQRFRQRFRLGIDADIAEGLKAGIRLSTGNFRDPVSTNQTMGQTGDRYDFNIDRAYLQYDDVDSFGFNWLSLMGGRIKNPFFVGGGEFTSGSELVWDTDLSFEGFAATYRYNLGLSNGLGDGARVLYATGGAFPLQEAPFSHNDKWLFGGQVGLDWGFKNKDNLRMALAYYDFKNITARPNTSTASGTCDVNSRENTASMPEFMQGGNTLATICRDGAFNDPLPSEFPGMVGLASEFKIVNFTARYDMALFDPIHLTLSGDYAKNIGFDSEKVAAARVLGGALGSGAVDEQTTAWQLRADLGWLRVDKKGNWSTFVAYKRVERDAVVDAFSDSDFHLGGTNAKGWILGANYGLLNNVWLTSRWLTAEAITGPPYGIDIFQIDINTKF, encoded by the coding sequence ATGTTACAGAAAAAGGCTGTCACGGCCTTAGTTTTGTTGAGCGTTTTAGGGCCGGTGCAGGCCGGTGAAAAAGAGGAATTGCTGAAACTGCGCAGCACGACCGAAAGCCTAATCAAGCAATTGGTCAAACAAGGCATTTTGACCGAAGAAACCGCCGAGACGATGTTCAAGGAAGCCGAAGCCGAAGCCGGTAAGATCGCATCGCAAGCAAGGACCGCCGCGGCGCTCAGTAATGCGGCATCGGTAGGTGAGCCAGACGATGAGGAGGTCCGGGTTTCTTATATTCCCGATTTCATCAAGGATCAAATTCGCGATGAGATTCGTGCCGAATTGCGCGAGGATGTGACTGGTGATGTGATCAGCAAGGCCAAGGAAGAAGGTTGGGGTTTGGCCGATGCCCTGCCGGAATGGACTCGAAAGTTTAAGTTGTCGGGGGATTTGCGGTTGCGTTATGAGCCGGTGTTTTATGCCGATGAAAATGCCAGCGGCTTGAGTATTTTCCCTTTTTATCCGAATGGACAAGCAATCAATCAAATGGACGGTGCCAGAAATGCGGGGTTGGACCTTATCGAAAATACTACGACGAATAATCAGCGCTTTCGGCAACGTTTTCGGCTGGGCATCGATGCCGATATCGCGGAAGGCTTGAAAGCTGGAATCCGTCTATCGACCGGTAATTTCAGAGATCCCGTTTCAACCAATCAAACCATGGGGCAAACCGGCGATCGTTATGACTTCAACATCGACCGAGCCTATCTTCAATACGACGATGTCGACAGTTTCGGTTTTAATTGGCTCTCTCTGATGGGCGGACGTATCAAAAATCCGTTTTTCGTTGGAGGGGGGGAGTTTACCAGTGGCTCCGAGTTGGTTTGGGATACCGATTTGTCATTCGAAGGTTTTGCGGCGACTTATCGATACAACTTAGGATTGTCTAATGGTTTAGGTGATGGCGCACGAGTACTCTACGCGACAGGTGGGGCTTTTCCGCTGCAGGAAGCTCCATTCAGTCATAACGATAAATGGCTGTTCGGCGGACAGGTTGGTTTGGACTGGGGATTTAAAAATAAAGACAATCTGAGAATGGCTTTGGCTTATTATGATTTTAAAAATATCACAGCCAGGCCGAATACCTCGACCGCATCCGGTACCTGCGATGTCAATTCTCGTGAAAATACCGCTTCGATGCCGGAATTCATGCAAGGCGGTAATACGCTGGCAACAATCTGCCGTGACGGTGCATTTAATGATCCTTTACCCAGCGAATTTCCCGGTATGGTTGGTTTAGCGTCTGAGTTTAAAATCGTCAATTTTACCGCACGCTATGACATGGCTTTATTTGATCCCATTCACCTTACGTTATCGGGTGATTATGCAAAAAACATTGGCTTCGATAGCGAAAAAGTGGCAGCCGCGAGAGTATTGGGCGGCGCTTTGGGCAGCGGGGCAGTAGACGAACAAACTACGGCTTGGCAATTACGTGCCGACTTGGGTTGGCTGAGAGTCGATAAAAAAGGCAATTGGAGTACTTTTGTCGCTTATAAACGAGTCGAACGCGATGCGGTAGTCGATGCCTTTTCGGATTCGGACTTTCACCTCGGCGGCACGAATGCTAAAGGCTGGATTCTCGGGGCTAACTATGGGCTGCTCAACAATGTCTGGTTAACTAGCCGCTGGCTAACCGCAGAAGCCATAACCGGGCCGCCCTATGGTATCGACATTTTCCAAATCGATATCAATACCAAGTTTTAA
- a CDS encoding tetratricopeptide repeat protein: MKSLIRKYRSFLFIILSSAALTACDDTERKMNEYLEQGKQFFQTGDYEQALAAFEQALELKPDQVEALFESAEISVKLGNVQQAADLYRQVANADPKHLKARVKLGQIYLLAGQVQEAETLMKQALAIDAESPDALVLQAGILAAQNSSDAAIVKAEAALAKRPGDVPAVLLLASLKAKSGKLDQAIEFVRGYAGQNPDDTSLRLMLVNLYVKTQAFDKAEKTLEDIIKIEPKPLLHRKRLALFLIEHNQLDKAESVLRDAVIDLPDNRQAIVNLLDFLTEKRGPEIAEAELIPLLEEYPDDFVLKFGLVNLYLAQNLTDKAEQALLEIVEADPSGVQGINAENRLARLYANTGRSRQAAELLESVLQKQPKQSDALILRGELALAESRLTDAIKDLREVLADRPNDVAVLKLLSTAHRLNQEPVPALENLEKIVQLQPTDENARLELAELLLITGNPGKAVQQIGALLQADPNHKKGLEALFKIYLSQRQWEQARRVSDVVQQAFPDEATGYYLAGLAYQAEGNSEKAAERFADALVKQPDSIEPLTQLVNTLLQLKKPDRALVKLQEAVKRQPEHFVAYNLMGGVLAVAGKTNDAVGAFNKAIDIKPEWENPYRNLAGIFLNQNHKTKAVEVLKKGIENTASTTLTGDLVAIYHRDEAHDKALALLEENYRMKPTSAVALNNWVRYLTELGDDSATLDRAAKLAAPLAKTGHPDMLYTVAVLAYKQGSYERAKELLLKVTALAPESAIAQYRLGMVYFKQGDSKRAKEYLERAVGKDDKFIGIEEAQQTLKVLEDV; the protein is encoded by the coding sequence ATGAAGTCTTTGATACGAAAGTACCGTTCCTTTCTTTTCATCATACTTTCTTCCGCAGCCTTGACCGCCTGCGACGACACCGAACGTAAAATGAACGAATATCTCGAACAAGGTAAGCAATTTTTTCAAACGGGCGATTACGAGCAAGCCCTTGCGGCTTTCGAACAGGCGCTTGAGCTCAAGCCGGATCAAGTCGAAGCCTTGTTCGAATCGGCCGAGATTTCAGTAAAGTTGGGCAATGTACAACAAGCCGCAGACCTTTACCGGCAGGTCGCCAATGCCGATCCGAAACATTTGAAGGCTCGCGTCAAACTCGGACAAATCTATCTGTTGGCCGGTCAAGTCCAAGAGGCCGAGACATTGATGAAACAGGCGTTGGCGATCGATGCCGAGAGTCCAGATGCCTTGGTTTTGCAGGCTGGGATTCTGGCCGCGCAAAATAGTAGTGATGCCGCGATCGTCAAGGCGGAAGCCGCACTCGCGAAAAGGCCGGGTGATGTTCCTGCCGTATTGCTGCTTGCATCGCTCAAGGCCAAATCGGGCAAACTGGATCAAGCGATCGAGTTTGTCCGCGGTTATGCAGGTCAAAATCCCGACGATACTTCGTTACGCTTGATGCTGGTCAATCTATACGTCAAGACTCAAGCTTTCGACAAGGCCGAAAAAACTCTCGAAGACATTATTAAAATCGAACCGAAACCCTTGCTGCATCGTAAGCGTTTGGCTTTGTTTTTGATCGAGCACAATCAACTCGACAAGGCTGAAAGCGTATTGCGCGATGCCGTTATCGATTTGCCCGACAATCGGCAGGCGATTGTCAATCTGCTCGATTTCCTGACCGAAAAGCGGGGGCCGGAAATCGCCGAAGCCGAACTGATTCCGTTATTGGAAGAATATCCCGACGACTTTGTGCTGAAATTCGGCTTGGTTAATTTGTATCTGGCGCAAAATCTGACCGATAAAGCCGAGCAGGCGTTATTGGAGATCGTCGAGGCCGATCCTTCCGGCGTACAGGGCATCAATGCCGAAAATCGCTTGGCAAGGCTCTACGCCAATACCGGACGGAGTCGGCAAGCCGCCGAATTGCTCGAATCCGTGTTGCAAAAGCAGCCCAAACAAAGCGATGCCTTGATTTTGCGCGGCGAGTTGGCGCTCGCCGAAAGCCGCTTGACCGATGCGATAAAAGACTTGCGCGAGGTGTTGGCGGATCGCCCGAACGATGTCGCTGTATTGAAATTGTTGAGCACCGCCCATCGCTTGAATCAAGAACCGGTGCCTGCGCTGGAAAATCTTGAAAAAATCGTGCAATTGCAGCCGACCGACGAGAATGCGAGACTCGAATTAGCTGAATTGTTGCTGATTACCGGTAATCCCGGTAAGGCCGTCCAGCAAATCGGTGCGCTGTTGCAAGCCGATCCCAATCATAAAAAAGGACTCGAAGCTTTGTTCAAGATTTATTTGTCTCAACGGCAATGGGAGCAAGCCCGCCGAGTCTCGGATGTCGTGCAGCAAGCCTTTCCCGATGAAGCGACGGGGTACTATTTGGCCGGTTTGGCTTACCAAGCCGAAGGTAATTCCGAAAAGGCGGCCGAGCGCTTTGCCGATGCTTTGGTCAAACAACCCGATTCGATCGAGCCGTTGACGCAGCTGGTCAATACCCTGCTCCAATTAAAAAAACCGGACCGCGCTTTGGTCAAGCTTCAAGAAGCCGTGAAGCGGCAACCCGAGCATTTTGTCGCTTACAATCTGATGGGCGGTGTGTTGGCCGTGGCGGGCAAAACGAATGATGCAGTCGGCGCATTCAACAAGGCGATCGATATCAAGCCCGAGTGGGAAAACCCGTACCGCAATCTGGCCGGTATTTTTCTCAATCAAAACCATAAAACCAAAGCGGTCGAAGTTTTGAAAAAAGGCATCGAAAATACGGCATCGACGACGTTGACCGGTGATTTGGTTGCGATTTATCACCGCGACGAAGCTCATGATAAAGCGCTTGCCTTGTTGGAGGAAAATTACCGTATGAAACCGACTTCGGCGGTGGCATTGAATAATTGGGTCCGTTATTTGACCGAACTGGGCGACGATAGCGCAACGTTGGATCGTGCGGCCAAATTGGCCGCACCGCTGGCGAAAACGGGGCATCCCGATATGTTATATACGGTTGCCGTTCTGGCTTACAAGCAAGGCAGTTACGAAAGGGCGAAAGAGTTGCTATTGAAAGTGACCGCTCTCGCGCCCGAATCGGCGATCGCTCAATACCGGTTAGGTATGGTGTATTTCAAACAAGGCGATAGCAAACGGGCAAAAGAGTATCTTGAGCGGGCCGTAGGCAAAGACGACAAATTTATAGGTATCGAGGAAGCCCAACAGACCTTGAAGGTGCTTGAGGATGTTTAA
- a CDS encoding TlpA family protein disulfide reductase, with the protein MMNKIRIGQTVPLLPVSDWIQGDPIDLTQQIGRVVLIEVFQLNCPGCFLYGLPQAIEMHRKYSEKGLTVIGISTAFEDFDKNTLDNLKLLVNQQQVIGHTYRVLAEHDLLDDGKLSYRVPFPLAMDRLIERRANFSDEEITEFINSRIPDFEQQSDLQREQIRQNVAFYLEGLKYRAETFELFDLQGTPSSILIDKEGKLAECLFGHDPELEFRIQKLLEALIQ; encoded by the coding sequence ATGATGAATAAAATAAGAATAGGCCAAACCGTTCCACTTTTGCCCGTATCCGATTGGATACAGGGAGACCCCATTGATTTAACGCAGCAAATCGGGCGAGTCGTACTGATCGAAGTCTTTCAACTCAATTGTCCCGGTTGCTTCCTCTATGGTTTGCCCCAGGCAATAGAAATGCATCGAAAATACTCCGAAAAGGGCCTGACGGTCATCGGTATCTCGACGGCTTTCGAAGATTTCGATAAAAACACGCTGGATAACTTAAAGCTTTTAGTTAATCAACAGCAGGTCATCGGACATACCTATCGCGTATTGGCCGAACATGATTTGCTTGATGACGGCAAGCTATCCTATCGGGTCCCATTTCCATTGGCCATGGACCGCTTGATCGAACGCCGGGCAAACTTCAGCGACGAAGAAATTACCGAGTTCATAAATTCGCGTATTCCCGATTTCGAGCAACAAAGCGATCTTCAACGCGAGCAAATCCGGCAAAATGTAGCCTTTTACCTTGAAGGTCTTAAATACCGTGCCGAAACCTTCGAACTATTCGATCTGCAAGGCACGCCGTCCAGCATCCTGATCGACAAAGAAGGCAAATTAGCCGAATGCTTGTTCGGACATGATCCTGAACTGGAATTTAGAATTCAAAAGCTGCTTGAAGCATTAATACAGTAA
- a CDS encoding MFS transporter, translating into MTTRVRASNKEIFGWAMFDFANQAYTLLIVTVVFGDLFTRVIVGDAPDYRLGNLLWSLSLAIGYLGVVIFSPIAGAVMDYTANKKRFLFGSYLLTVFSTAALYFVEPGLAWLGVLLLIISNFAYSIGEAFIAAFLPDLGPPDDLGKISGFGWALGYVGGMVSAIFVLLVLGEVSAENFERIRWVGPWAAVFFLVAAIPTFLWVKERGVPCPLPPGTGYFRIGIGRVRNTVEHIKDHRDLAVMLVSIFFAMSGIYIIITYAFIYGAQIIGWDEEVRTWMFIIVQITAALGAVAFGFIQDKLGALFTYRLTLILWISAIAMIYLTPVFTEMMRSQFNVAWQAQYVFLFVGSVAGLSLGSCQSSTRTLVGLFSPLSRSAEYFGFWGLSMKLAGMFGLMAIGLLQILVGLKSAILFCIVLFGAALHFSRQVSEANGRAAAEKADRECVL; encoded by the coding sequence ATGACAACACGTGTTAGAGCCTCGAATAAAGAAATATTCGGTTGGGCAATGTTCGATTTTGCTAATCAGGCGTATACCTTGCTTATTGTAACGGTTGTCTTCGGCGATTTATTTACGCGAGTGATCGTCGGCGATGCCCCCGATTACCGGCTCGGCAATCTGCTTTGGAGTCTTTCGTTGGCGATCGGCTATTTGGGGGTCGTGATTTTTTCGCCCATAGCAGGAGCAGTTATGGATTACACAGCCAATAAGAAACGTTTTTTATTCGGCAGTTACTTATTGACGGTGTTCAGCACGGCAGCCCTTTATTTTGTCGAACCGGGATTGGCGTGGTTGGGCGTATTATTGTTGATTATTTCTAATTTCGCATATTCAATCGGCGAAGCATTTATTGCGGCATTTTTACCCGATCTTGGCCCGCCCGATGATTTGGGAAAAATTTCCGGTTTCGGTTGGGCGCTCGGTTATGTCGGCGGCATGGTTTCGGCGATTTTTGTATTGCTTGTGCTGGGTGAAGTTAGCGCCGAAAATTTTGAAAGGATTCGTTGGGTGGGCCCTTGGGCAGCGGTATTTTTCTTGGTCGCGGCAATTCCGACTTTTTTATGGGTCAAGGAGCGCGGGGTGCCTTGTCCGTTGCCGCCTGGAACGGGGTATTTTCGCATCGGTATCGGCCGTGTGCGAAATACGGTTGAACATATCAAGGATCACCGCGATCTAGCGGTAATGTTGGTGTCGATTTTTTTCGCGATGAGCGGTATATATATCATCATTACTTATGCTTTCATCTACGGGGCGCAAATTATCGGTTGGGACGAGGAAGTCAGAACTTGGATGTTCATTATTGTACAGATTACCGCAGCCTTGGGGGCGGTGGCTTTCGGTTTCATACAAGATAAATTGGGTGCGTTGTTTACTTATCGGCTGACTTTGATATTGTGGATATCGGCAATCGCGATGATTTATTTGACCCCTGTGTTTACTGAAATGATGCGGTCTCAGTTCAATGTCGCTTGGCAAGCGCAATATGTTTTTTTATTCGTCGGTAGTGTCGCGGGTTTGAGTCTGGGGTCTTGCCAGTCGTCGACTCGAACTCTGGTCGGCTTGTTCTCGCCGTTGTCGCGTTCCGCCGAGTATTTCGGTTTTTGGGGTTTATCGATGAAGTTGGCCGGCATGTTCGGCTTAATGGCAATCGGTTTGTTGCAGATTTTGGTCGGGCTGAAAAGCGCGATCTTGTTTTGCATTGTACTATTTGGCGCGGCTTTGCATTTTAGTCGACAAGTAAGCGAGGCAAACGGGCGCGCTGCCGCCGAGAAGGCAGACCGGGAGTGCGTTTTATAA